In the Juglans microcarpa x Juglans regia isolate MS1-56 chromosome 6D, Jm3101_v1.0, whole genome shotgun sequence genome, one interval contains:
- the LOC121234455 gene encoding succinate-semialdehyde dehydrogenase, mitochondrial isoform X1, with product MRTLKPVPISIMASRLTNLISRPKSFVSARASSAPHLTRQMSTEAQSVASRLSSSGLLRSQGLIGGKWVDAYDKKTIKVYNPATGEVITDVPCMGGRETNDAISSAFDAFNPWSKLTATERSRFLRKWYDLLIAHKEELGQLITLEQGKPLKEALGEVSYGAGFIEFSAEEAKRVYGDIIPSTLADRRLFVLKQPVGVVGAITPWNFPLAMITRKVGPALACGCTVVIKPSELTPLTALAAAELALQAGIPPGVVNVVMGNAPEIGDSLLASTQVRKITFTGSTAVGKKLMAGAAGTVKRVSLELGGNAPCIIFDDADLDVAVKGTLAAKFRNSGQTCVCANRVIVQEGIYEKFANAFSKAVENLLVGDGFTEGVIQGPLINEAAVQKVESFVEDAISKGAKVLLGGKRHGLGMTFYEPTVIGDVKRGMLLSREEVFGPVAPLLRFKTEEEAIHIANDTNAGLAAYIFTNNMQRSWRVAEALEYGLVGINEGIVSTEVAPFGGVKQSGLGREGSKYGMDEYLEMKYVCLGNMNSN from the exons ATGAGGACGTTGAAACCTGTACCTATAAGCATAATGGCAAGCCGATTGACCAACCTTATATCCCGTCCCAAGTCATTCGTTTCCGCGCGCGCATCATCCGCTCCTCACCTTACTCGCCAG ATGAGCACGGAGGCGCAGAGTGTTGCTTCTCGGCTCAGTAGTTCCGGATTATTGCGGAGCCAGGGGCTGATTGGAGGGAAATGGGTTGATGCATATGACAAGAAGACCATCAAG GTTTACAATCCAGCAACTGGTGAAGTGATAACAGATGTTCCATGCATGGGTGGGAGGGAGACAAATGATGCGATATCTTCAGCCTTTGATGCATTTAATC CTTGGAGCAAACTTACTGCCACTGAAAGGAGCAGATTTCTAAGGAAATG GTATGATCTGCTAATTGCCCACAAAGAAGAGCTTGGACAACTTATAACCTTAGAACAAGGAAAACCTTTAAAGGAAGCCCTGGGCGAG GTTAGCTATGGGGCTGGTTTTATCGAGTTCTCTGCAGAGGAGGCCAAACGTGTATATGGTGATATAATTCCATCAACTCTTGCTGATCGTCGATTGTTTGTTTTAAAGCAG CCTGTAGGTGTGGTAGGTGCGATTACACCCTGGAACTTCCCCTTGGCTATGATTACTCGGAAG GTTGGTCCTGCACTTGCATGTGGCTGTACTGTTGTCATAAAACCCTCTGAACTTACACCCCTCACAGCTTTAGCAGCAGCTGAGCTTGCTCTTCAGGCTGGAATTCCACCg GGTGTCGTCAATGTGGTTATGGGAAATGCTCCTGAAATTGGGGATTCTTTACTTGCAAGTACACAG GTAAGAAAGATCACATTCACAGGTTCAACAGCAGTTGGAAAGAAGCTGATGGCTGGTGCTGCTGGGACTGTTAAAAGG GTTTCTCTTGAACTCGGTGGCAATGCGCCCTGTATAATCTTTGATGATGCAGACTTGGATGTAGCAGTAAAAGGAACT CTTGCAGCAAAGTTTCGTAATAGTGGACAAACATGTGTCTGTGCAAATAGAGTTATTGTGCAAGAAG GTATCTACGAGAAATTTGCAAATGCTTTTTCCAAAGCTGTCGAGAATCTTCTAGTTGGGGATGGCTTTACTGAGGGTGTGATCCAG GGTCCTCTAATCAATGAAGCTGCAGTTCAAAAG GTTGAATCGTTTGTTGAAGATGCAATCTCAAAG GGAGCAAAAGTCCTACTTGGGGGTAAAAGACATGGTCTTGGCATGACCTTTTATGAGCCGACAGTGATTGGTGATGTCAAGCGTGGGATGCTTCTATCAAg AGAGGAAGTATTTGGACCTGTGGCACCCCTATTACGGTTCAAAACTGAGGAGGAGGCTATCCACATTGCCAATGACACCAATGCAG GTTTAGCTGCTTACATATTCACAAACAACATGCAACGCTCATGGCGTGTGGCTGAAGCTCTTGAATATGGACTTGTTGGGATCAATGAAGGCATAGTTTCAACAGAG GTTGCTCCATTTGGAGGTGTTAAGCAGTCTGGTCTTGGACGGGAAGGTTCCAAATATGGGATGGACGAATATCTGGAA ATGAAATATGTGTGCTTGGGGAATATGAACAGTAATTAA
- the LOC121234455 gene encoding succinate-semialdehyde dehydrogenase, mitochondrial isoform X2: protein MRTLKPVPISIMASRLTNLISRPKSFVSARASSAPHLTRQMSTEAQSVASRLSSSGLLRSQGLIGGKWVDAYDKKTIKVYNPATGEVITDVPCMGGRETNDAISSAFDAFNPWSKLTATERSRFLRKWYDLLIAHKEELGQLITLEQGKPLKEALGEVSYGAGFIEFSAEEAKRVYGDIIPSTLADRRLFVLKQVGPALACGCTVVIKPSELTPLTALAAAELALQAGIPPGVVNVVMGNAPEIGDSLLASTQVRKITFTGSTAVGKKLMAGAAGTVKRVSLELGGNAPCIIFDDADLDVAVKGTLAAKFRNSGQTCVCANRVIVQEGIYEKFANAFSKAVENLLVGDGFTEGVIQGPLINEAAVQKVESFVEDAISKGAKVLLGGKRHGLGMTFYEPTVIGDVKRGMLLSREEVFGPVAPLLRFKTEEEAIHIANDTNAGLAAYIFTNNMQRSWRVAEALEYGLVGINEGIVSTEVAPFGGVKQSGLGREGSKYGMDEYLEMKYVCLGNMNSN from the exons ATGAGGACGTTGAAACCTGTACCTATAAGCATAATGGCAAGCCGATTGACCAACCTTATATCCCGTCCCAAGTCATTCGTTTCCGCGCGCGCATCATCCGCTCCTCACCTTACTCGCCAG ATGAGCACGGAGGCGCAGAGTGTTGCTTCTCGGCTCAGTAGTTCCGGATTATTGCGGAGCCAGGGGCTGATTGGAGGGAAATGGGTTGATGCATATGACAAGAAGACCATCAAG GTTTACAATCCAGCAACTGGTGAAGTGATAACAGATGTTCCATGCATGGGTGGGAGGGAGACAAATGATGCGATATCTTCAGCCTTTGATGCATTTAATC CTTGGAGCAAACTTACTGCCACTGAAAGGAGCAGATTTCTAAGGAAATG GTATGATCTGCTAATTGCCCACAAAGAAGAGCTTGGACAACTTATAACCTTAGAACAAGGAAAACCTTTAAAGGAAGCCCTGGGCGAG GTTAGCTATGGGGCTGGTTTTATCGAGTTCTCTGCAGAGGAGGCCAAACGTGTATATGGTGATATAATTCCATCAACTCTTGCTGATCGTCGATTGTTTGTTTTAAAGCAG GTTGGTCCTGCACTTGCATGTGGCTGTACTGTTGTCATAAAACCCTCTGAACTTACACCCCTCACAGCTTTAGCAGCAGCTGAGCTTGCTCTTCAGGCTGGAATTCCACCg GGTGTCGTCAATGTGGTTATGGGAAATGCTCCTGAAATTGGGGATTCTTTACTTGCAAGTACACAG GTAAGAAAGATCACATTCACAGGTTCAACAGCAGTTGGAAAGAAGCTGATGGCTGGTGCTGCTGGGACTGTTAAAAGG GTTTCTCTTGAACTCGGTGGCAATGCGCCCTGTATAATCTTTGATGATGCAGACTTGGATGTAGCAGTAAAAGGAACT CTTGCAGCAAAGTTTCGTAATAGTGGACAAACATGTGTCTGTGCAAATAGAGTTATTGTGCAAGAAG GTATCTACGAGAAATTTGCAAATGCTTTTTCCAAAGCTGTCGAGAATCTTCTAGTTGGGGATGGCTTTACTGAGGGTGTGATCCAG GGTCCTCTAATCAATGAAGCTGCAGTTCAAAAG GTTGAATCGTTTGTTGAAGATGCAATCTCAAAG GGAGCAAAAGTCCTACTTGGGGGTAAAAGACATGGTCTTGGCATGACCTTTTATGAGCCGACAGTGATTGGTGATGTCAAGCGTGGGATGCTTCTATCAAg AGAGGAAGTATTTGGACCTGTGGCACCCCTATTACGGTTCAAAACTGAGGAGGAGGCTATCCACATTGCCAATGACACCAATGCAG GTTTAGCTGCTTACATATTCACAAACAACATGCAACGCTCATGGCGTGTGGCTGAAGCTCTTGAATATGGACTTGTTGGGATCAATGAAGGCATAGTTTCAACAGAG GTTGCTCCATTTGGAGGTGTTAAGCAGTCTGGTCTTGGACGGGAAGGTTCCAAATATGGGATGGACGAATATCTGGAA ATGAAATATGTGTGCTTGGGGAATATGAACAGTAATTAA
- the LOC121234455 gene encoding succinate-semialdehyde dehydrogenase, mitochondrial isoform X3, with protein MRTLKPVPISIMASRLTNLISRPKSFVSARASSAPHLTRQMSTEAQSVASRLSSSGLLRSQGLIGGKWVDAYDKKTIKVYNPATGEVITDVPCMGGRETNDAISSAFDAFNPWSKLTATERSRFLRKWYDLLIAHKEELGQLITLEQGKPLKEALGEVSYGAGFIEFSAEEAKRVYGDIIPSTLADRRLFVLKQPVGVVGAITPWNFPLAMITRKVGPALACGCTVVIKPSELTPLTALAAAELALQAGIPPGVVNVVMGNAPEIGDSLLASTQVRKITFTGSTAVGKKLMAGAAGTVKRVSLELGGNAPCIIFDDADLDVAVKGTLAAKFRNSGQTCVCANRVIVQEGIYEKFANAFSKAVENLLVGDGFTEGVIQGPLINEAAVQKVESFVEDAISKGAKVLLGGKRHGLGMTFYEPTVIGDVKRGMLLSRWQLLLCMHIQIKQCLI; from the exons ATGAGGACGTTGAAACCTGTACCTATAAGCATAATGGCAAGCCGATTGACCAACCTTATATCCCGTCCCAAGTCATTCGTTTCCGCGCGCGCATCATCCGCTCCTCACCTTACTCGCCAG ATGAGCACGGAGGCGCAGAGTGTTGCTTCTCGGCTCAGTAGTTCCGGATTATTGCGGAGCCAGGGGCTGATTGGAGGGAAATGGGTTGATGCATATGACAAGAAGACCATCAAG GTTTACAATCCAGCAACTGGTGAAGTGATAACAGATGTTCCATGCATGGGTGGGAGGGAGACAAATGATGCGATATCTTCAGCCTTTGATGCATTTAATC CTTGGAGCAAACTTACTGCCACTGAAAGGAGCAGATTTCTAAGGAAATG GTATGATCTGCTAATTGCCCACAAAGAAGAGCTTGGACAACTTATAACCTTAGAACAAGGAAAACCTTTAAAGGAAGCCCTGGGCGAG GTTAGCTATGGGGCTGGTTTTATCGAGTTCTCTGCAGAGGAGGCCAAACGTGTATATGGTGATATAATTCCATCAACTCTTGCTGATCGTCGATTGTTTGTTTTAAAGCAG CCTGTAGGTGTGGTAGGTGCGATTACACCCTGGAACTTCCCCTTGGCTATGATTACTCGGAAG GTTGGTCCTGCACTTGCATGTGGCTGTACTGTTGTCATAAAACCCTCTGAACTTACACCCCTCACAGCTTTAGCAGCAGCTGAGCTTGCTCTTCAGGCTGGAATTCCACCg GGTGTCGTCAATGTGGTTATGGGAAATGCTCCTGAAATTGGGGATTCTTTACTTGCAAGTACACAG GTAAGAAAGATCACATTCACAGGTTCAACAGCAGTTGGAAAGAAGCTGATGGCTGGTGCTGCTGGGACTGTTAAAAGG GTTTCTCTTGAACTCGGTGGCAATGCGCCCTGTATAATCTTTGATGATGCAGACTTGGATGTAGCAGTAAAAGGAACT CTTGCAGCAAAGTTTCGTAATAGTGGACAAACATGTGTCTGTGCAAATAGAGTTATTGTGCAAGAAG GTATCTACGAGAAATTTGCAAATGCTTTTTCCAAAGCTGTCGAGAATCTTCTAGTTGGGGATGGCTTTACTGAGGGTGTGATCCAG GGTCCTCTAATCAATGAAGCTGCAGTTCAAAAG GTTGAATCGTTTGTTGAAGATGCAATCTCAAAG GGAGCAAAAGTCCTACTTGGGGGTAAAAGACATGGTCTTGGCATGACCTTTTATGAGCCGACAGTGATTGGTGATGTCAAGCGTGGGATGCTTCTATCAAg ATGGCAGTTATTGTTGTGCATGCATATTCAAATCAAGCaatgtttgatatga
- the LOC121235363 gene encoding uncharacterized protein LOC121235363, with the protein MRKRKGETSKGNNVGNGWKLIWGLNVPNVVKHFLWKAAHNLLPTKLNLYKKQITESNCCPICERELETIMHAVWSCPAISDVWAENDSPVNKWCSSDAVFVDLWGKLNAFLKEEEVVVAAYIMRKIWMRKNSLLFEKKFDHPRTIISTTTHGLRELKLAQDQLQKTQVQGNANKSVTKREKPEERVVKANWDAVVDAKSNRVGIKVDVKDSNGELLACLITASRMWLKLWV; encoded by the coding sequence ATGAGGAAGAGGAAAGGAGAAACTTCAAAGGGAAATAATGTAGGAAATGGGTGGAAGCTGATATGGGGTTTAAATGTTCCAAATGTGGTGAAGCATTTCCTATGGAAAGCAGCTCATAATTTGCTACCTACAAAACTAAACCTGTACAAGAAACAAATCACTGAGTCTAACTGCTGCCCAATATGTGAGAGGGAACTTGAAACAATTATGCATGCTGTGTGGAGTTGCCCAGCTATCTCAGATGTTTGGGCTGAGAATGACAGTCCAGTGAACAAATGGTGTAGTTCAGATGCAGTTTTTGTGGATTTGTGGGGGAAACTCAATGCTTTTCTCAAAGAAGAAGAGGTAGTGGTAGCAGCTTACATTATGAGAAAGATATGGATGAGAAAAAACTCATTGctgtttgaaaagaaatttgatcaCCCGAGAACTATAATTTCTACTACAACACATGGACTGAGGGAGTTAAAGCTTGCCCAGGACCAACTACAGAAAACTCAGGTGCAAGGAAATGCTAACAAAAGTGTGACTAAACGGGAAAAACCAGAGGAAAGGGTGGTGAAAGCAAATTGGGATGCTGTTGTGGATGCTAAAAGTAACAGGGTGGGAATTAAAGTGGATGTCAAGGATTCAAATGGAGAGTTACTAGCTTGCCTCATAACAGCATCCCGAATGTGGTTGAAGCTTTGGGTCTAA